From a single Adhaeribacter swui genomic region:
- a CDS encoding GNAT family N-acetyltransferase codes for MYDEYSRGNFTISTDPGKLDINVIHRYLTEESYWAQQISRELVEKSIRHSFNFGVYQQHEQVGFARVVTDYATFALLCDVFILPAYRGQGLSKWLVEVIVAHPELQGLRRFSLYTKDAHSLYAPFGFKQIADPSRAMEIKNLNVYSKPALP; via the coding sequence ATGTACGACGAATATAGCCGGGGTAATTTTACTATTTCCACGGATCCAGGCAAACTTGATATCAATGTTATTCATCGGTATTTAACCGAAGAATCTTACTGGGCGCAGCAGATTTCGCGGGAACTCGTCGAAAAATCCATCCGGCATTCGTTCAACTTTGGGGTGTATCAGCAGCACGAGCAGGTTGGGTTTGCCCGGGTAGTAACAGATTATGCTACTTTCGCCTTACTCTGCGATGTGTTTATTCTGCCTGCTTACCGCGGCCAAGGTTTATCGAAATGGCTGGTAGAGGTTATTGTGGCGCACCCGGAACTGCAAGGCTTACGCCGGTTTTCGTTATACACCAAAGATGCCCACAGTTTATATGCGCCATTTGGGTTTAAACAGATTGCCGATCCCAGCCGGGCCATGGAGATTAAAAATTTAAATGTATATAGCAAACCGGCGCTACCGTAA
- a CDS encoding phosphatase PAP2 family protein, with amino-acid sequence MKNQFLLVVLAFFQISFTSFAQTESPYKTKFKVDGPITLGGVAVSGLGLYLISNKSGLSQTEVNGLSKNNVNKFDRFSAGNYNENARKLSNIPFYGSFAVPFTLLLDKNMRSNTSQVLFLYGETLAITGSIYSMTVGSVYRKRPLVYGENTPNDKKTTKNAQNSFFAGHTAATASATFFAAKVFNDYYPDSPWRPVVWGAAAAIPASVGYLRLRAGKHFLSDNLIGYAVGSTVGILVPHLHKKSNHSGFSVLPTYNPIAGNGFAVTYAIQ; translated from the coding sequence ATGAAGAATCAATTTTTACTAGTAGTACTCGCATTTTTTCAAATTTCGTTTACCAGCTTTGCCCAAACCGAATCGCCTTATAAAACTAAGTTTAAAGTAGATGGCCCAATTACCTTAGGCGGGGTAGCCGTTAGTGGCTTGGGGTTGTATTTAATCAGCAATAAAAGTGGCTTAAGCCAAACCGAAGTAAATGGCTTAAGTAAAAACAACGTAAATAAATTCGACCGTTTTTCGGCAGGAAACTACAACGAGAACGCCAGGAAGCTAAGTAATATTCCTTTTTATGGTTCGTTTGCCGTACCTTTTACTTTATTGCTCGATAAAAATATGCGGAGCAATACCTCGCAAGTATTATTTCTTTACGGAGAAACCTTAGCTATTACCGGTTCCATCTACTCCATGACCGTAGGCTCGGTGTACCGGAAAAGGCCGCTTGTTTATGGAGAGAATACACCTAACGACAAAAAAACTACTAAAAACGCGCAAAACTCATTTTTTGCCGGCCACACCGCCGCTACCGCCAGTGCTACTTTTTTTGCAGCTAAAGTTTTTAATGATTATTACCCGGACTCGCCCTGGCGCCCCGTAGTGTGGGGAGCCGCTGCAGCTATACCGGCCTCAGTGGGTTATTTGCGCCTAAGAGCGGGCAAGCATTTTTTAAGCGACAATTTGATTGGGTATGCCGTTGGTTCTACTGTTGGGATATTGGTACCGCACCTGCATAAAAAAAGCAACCACTCCGGCTTCTCGGTGCTGCCGACTTACAATCCGATAGCGGGCAATGGGTTTGCCGTAACTTACGCAATTCAATAA
- the metK gene encoding methionine adenosyltransferase: MAYLFTSESVSEGHPDKVADQISDALLDEFLKQDPQSKVACETLVTTGLVVLSGEVKTKAYVDVQKVARDVIKRIGYTKSEYKFDSEACGVISAIHEQSGDINQGVERANPEDQGAGDQGMMFGYATNETDTYMPLALELSHLLLKELAAIRKEGKEMTYLRPDAKSQVTIKYSDNHVPEKIDTIVISTQHDDFADEAAMLETIKNDVLNILIPRVKSLLPARTADLFGADITYHINPTGKFVIGGPHGDTGLTGRKIIVDTYGGKGAHGGGAFSGKDSSKVDRSAAYATRHIAKNLVAAGVADQVLVQVAYAIGVAEPVGLYVTTYGTTNVKDSQGQVLSDGEISQKVSQLFDMRPYGIVKRFGLQNPIFAETAAYGHMGRPAGTKKLEVQVNGTTEVREYETFTWEKLDYVDQIKTAFSL, translated from the coding sequence ATGGCATATTTATTTACTTCGGAATCGGTATCGGAAGGACATCCGGATAAGGTAGCCGATCAGATTTCCGATGCGCTCCTCGACGAATTTTTAAAACAAGATCCCCAGTCGAAGGTGGCTTGCGAAACGCTGGTAACTACTGGTTTGGTAGTATTAAGCGGCGAGGTAAAAACCAAGGCTTACGTAGATGTGCAAAAAGTAGCCCGCGATGTAATTAAAAGAATAGGCTATACTAAATCCGAGTACAAGTTTGATTCGGAAGCTTGCGGGGTTATTTCGGCCATTCACGAGCAGTCCGGCGATATTAACCAGGGCGTGGAACGGGCCAACCCCGAAGACCAGGGCGCTGGCGACCAAGGAATGATGTTTGGTTACGCCACCAACGAAACCGATACCTACATGCCTTTGGCCTTGGAGTTGTCGCATTTGCTTTTAAAAGAATTAGCGGCCATCCGGAAGGAAGGTAAAGAAATGACTTATTTGCGGCCTGATGCAAAATCGCAGGTAACCATTAAGTACAGCGATAATCACGTTCCCGAAAAGATTGACACCATCGTTATCTCTACCCAGCACGACGACTTTGCCGACGAAGCCGCAATGCTGGAAACGATTAAGAATGATGTTTTAAATATTTTAATTCCGCGGGTTAAATCTTTATTGCCTGCCCGCACGGCTGATTTATTCGGCGCAGATATTACCTACCACATTAATCCAACGGGTAAATTTGTAATTGGCGGACCACACGGCGATACGGGCTTAACTGGTCGTAAAATTATCGTGGATACCTACGGCGGTAAAGGGGCCCATGGCGGTGGCGCTTTCTCGGGCAAGGATTCTTCTAAAGTAGACCGCTCGGCGGCTTATGCTACCCGGCATATTGCTAAAAACTTAGTAGCGGCCGGCGTTGCCGATCAGGTATTGGTACAAGTTGCTTACGCCATAGGGGTAGCGGAGCCGGTTGGCTTATACGTTACTACTTACGGTACTACCAACGTGAAAGATAGCCAAGGCCAGGTATTAAGCGATGGTGAAATTTCGCAAAAAGTAAGTCAGTTGTTTGATATGCGCCCGTATGGTATCGTAAAACGTTTTGGTTTACAGAACCCTATTTTCGCCGAAACCGCTGCTTATGGTCACATGGGCCGGCCAGCCGGTACCAAAAAACTGGAAGTTCAGGTAAATGGAACTACAGAAGTACGCGAATACGAAACCTTTACCTGGGAAAAACTCGATTACGTAGATCAGATTAAAACTGCCTTTAGTTTATAA
- the hpf gene encoding ribosome hibernation-promoting factor, HPF/YfiA family: protein MKLQINAVNFDARAELQDFVQQKINKLDTFYDRIVEGEVFLKLGNNNQIANKIVEVKLFVPGSTLFTKEEADTFETATDKAMDSMTRQLKKYKDKITAH from the coding sequence ATGAAATTACAAATTAATGCTGTTAATTTTGATGCCAGAGCGGAATTGCAAGACTTTGTTCAACAAAAGATTAATAAACTAGATACGTTTTACGATCGCATTGTTGAAGGCGAAGTTTTTCTGAAATTAGGGAATAATAACCAAATAGCCAATAAGATTGTGGAGGTAAAGCTTTTTGTGCCGGGCAGCACATTGTTTACCAAAGAAGAAGCAGATACGTTTGAAACCGCCACCGATAAGGCCATGGATTCGATGACCCGGCAATTAAAAAAATACAAGGATAAAATTACAGCGCACTAA
- a CDS encoding tyrosine-type recombinase/integrase, protein MELFFKYLQYEKRFSPHTLLSYKTDLGQFADYLQTTYQITDAAEADFHIIRSWLVSLVQKDLDARTVNRKIACLRSYYKFLLREERITKNPTLRIKPPKASKKLPAFVAENTFNNLLDSFEFEDSFAGYRDKLILEFLYGTGMRLSELIGVSHADLNLSGRTVKVLGKGNKERLIPLNDSLLACLTTYLEKKKSEFPDNPTNRLLVTNKLVPLYPKFVYRTVKKYIGMITTSGHTNPHVLRHSFATHLLNKGADLNAIKDLLGHASLAATQVYTHNSIEKLKSIFDKAHPKA, encoded by the coding sequence ATGGAATTATTTTTTAAATACCTGCAATACGAGAAGCGTTTTAGTCCGCATACCCTACTCTCGTACAAAACCGATTTAGGTCAGTTTGCCGATTACCTGCAAACCACCTACCAGATTACCGATGCCGCCGAAGCCGATTTTCATATTATCCGCTCCTGGCTGGTAAGCCTGGTGCAGAAAGACTTAGATGCGCGTACGGTTAATCGTAAAATTGCTTGCCTGCGCTCTTACTACAAGTTTTTACTGCGCGAAGAACGAATTACCAAAAATCCTACCTTACGGATTAAACCACCCAAAGCCTCTAAAAAGCTTCCGGCTTTTGTGGCCGAAAATACCTTTAATAATTTGCTGGATTCTTTTGAATTTGAAGACTCCTTTGCCGGTTACCGCGATAAGTTAATTTTAGAATTTTTATACGGCACCGGCATGCGCCTGTCCGAACTCATCGGGGTTTCGCACGCAGATTTAAATTTATCGGGCCGTACGGTAAAAGTGTTGGGCAAAGGCAATAAAGAACGGTTAATTCCCTTAAACGATTCGCTACTCGCCTGCCTGACTACTTACCTCGAAAAGAAAAAAAGTGAGTTCCCGGATAACCCTACCAATAGGCTGCTCGTTACTAATAAACTGGTGCCGCTTTATCCAAAATTTGTGTATAGAACCGTTAAAAAATATATTGGCATGATCACCACTTCCGGACATACCAATCCGCATGTGCTGCGCCATTCATTTGCCACCCATTTATTAAACAAGGGAGCTGATTTAAACGCCATTAAAGATTTATTAGGACATGCTAGTTTGGCTGCCACACAGGTATATACCCATAATTCCATCGAGAAATTAAAATCGATTTTCGATAAAGCTCACCCTAAAGCCTAA
- the rpsU gene encoding 30S ribosomal protein S21 gives MIIVNVKDNESVDRALKRFKKKFEKTGVLKELRARTYFEKPSVSKKKQKERAVYKQQLFANENY, from the coding sequence ATGATCATTGTAAACGTAAAAGATAACGAATCAGTAGACAGAGCTCTTAAGAGATTTAAGAAAAAATTCGAAAAAACCGGTGTGTTAAAAGAATTACGCGCCAGAACTTATTTTGAAAAACCATCCGTAAGCAAAAAGAAACAAAAAGAAAGAGCTGTATACAAACAACAGCTTTTTGCTAACGAAAACTACTAA
- a CDS encoding acyl-CoA dehydrogenase family protein codes for MQTTFTENQQFIAETIREFGAKHIKPFMMEWDENQEFPVQIFKKLGELGLMGVLVPEQYGGAGLEYKEYVTAIAELAKTDGSIALSMAAHNSLCTGHILQFGNEDQKQKWLPKLASAEWIGAWGLTEPNTGSDAGNMRTVAVPDGDYYVLNGTKNFITHGKSSNIAVVIARTGAIGDSHGATAFVIPKPHEGFTHGRKENKLGMRASETTELILTDCRVHRNNILGEVGDGFVQSLKILDGGRISIAALSLGIAQGAYETALHYAQERQQFNQPLVNFQAISFKLADMATEIAAASLLTYRAADLKDQGENVTKESAMAKYYASEVSVRAANEAVQILGGYGFTKDYPAEKYYRDAKLCTIGEGTSEIQKLVISREVLR; via the coding sequence ATGCAAACAACCTTCACCGAAAATCAACAATTTATTGCGGAAACCATCCGGGAGTTTGGGGCAAAACACATAAAGCCTTTTATGATGGAATGGGACGAAAATCAAGAGTTTCCAGTGCAAATTTTTAAAAAATTAGGTGAGCTAGGCTTAATGGGCGTTTTAGTGCCGGAGCAATATGGTGGGGCTGGCTTGGAATACAAAGAATATGTAACAGCTATTGCCGAGTTAGCAAAAACAGATGGCTCTATTGCATTATCGATGGCAGCGCATAATTCTTTGTGTACCGGGCATATTTTACAATTTGGCAACGAAGATCAAAAACAAAAATGGTTACCGAAATTAGCTAGTGCCGAATGGATTGGTGCTTGGGGATTAACGGAGCCCAATACCGGTTCTGATGCCGGTAACATGCGCACCGTTGCGGTTCCGGATGGGGATTACTACGTACTAAACGGCACTAAAAATTTTATTACGCACGGCAAATCGAGCAACATAGCGGTGGTTATAGCCCGCACCGGTGCCATTGGCGATTCGCACGGCGCTACGGCTTTTGTTATTCCTAAACCACACGAAGGTTTTACCCATGGCCGCAAAGAAAATAAACTAGGCATGCGGGCTTCCGAAACTACGGAGCTTATACTCACAGATTGCCGGGTTCACCGGAATAACATTTTGGGCGAAGTGGGCGATGGCTTTGTGCAATCCCTGAAAATACTCGATGGGGGCCGCATTTCTATTGCTGCGCTAAGTTTAGGCATTGCCCAGGGAGCGTATGAAACAGCCTTGCATTATGCCCAGGAACGGCAGCAGTTTAATCAACCCTTGGTAAACTTTCAGGCCATATCATTTAAGCTAGCCGATATGGCTACCGAAATCGCTGCGGCATCTTTGCTTACTTACCGGGCCGCTGATTTAAAAGATCAAGGCGAAAATGTAACCAAAGAATCGGCCATGGCCAAGTATTATGCGTCGGAAGTAAGCGTACGAGCGGCTAACGAAGCTGTACAAATCTTGGGCGGTTACGGTTTTACCAAAGATTATCCGGCCGAAAAATATTACCGCGATGCCAAGCTATGCACCATTGGCGAAGGCACCTCCGAAATTCAGAAATTGGTTATTTCCCGGGAAGTGTTACGGTGA
- a CDS encoding polysaccharide biosynthesis/export family protein, whose product MFKTTGDINVGKLTQSLASVERNYIIQPNDYIDVRVYTNKGERIFDPNGELPFGAPGGINNRNNQGANRGARTQRSGAVQGNQGNNYGYYNNTEFLVQHDGLVKLPMVDYVKVAGLTLLQTDSLLQTLYATYYVEPFVSTHITNNRIFVLGANGGTVIQMTNDNMNLFEVLAQAGGITREGKAHNIRIIRDYLDHDPIVQLVDLSTIDGMKKASLYVEPNDVVYIEPNQRLFFELLRDVTPVINTFVGVVSTYLLIKNL is encoded by the coding sequence ATGTTTAAAACCACCGGCGACATAAACGTTGGTAAGCTAACGCAATCTTTAGCTTCGGTGGAACGGAACTATATTATTCAACCGAACGATTATATAGATGTACGGGTATACACCAATAAAGGTGAACGTATTTTTGACCCAAATGGAGAATTGCCTTTCGGGGCTCCGGGCGGTATTAATAACCGTAATAATCAAGGAGCTAACCGAGGTGCCCGTACGCAGCGTAGTGGGGCAGTACAAGGTAACCAAGGTAATAATTATGGGTACTACAACAATACGGAGTTTTTGGTGCAGCACGATGGGCTTGTTAAACTGCCGATGGTGGATTATGTAAAAGTAGCGGGTTTAACGCTGCTGCAAACCGACTCGTTGTTGCAAACCCTGTATGCTACCTATTATGTAGAACCATTTGTATCTACCCACATTACCAATAACCGCATTTTTGTTTTAGGGGCGAATGGGGGTACTGTTATACAAATGACTAACGATAATATGAACTTGTTTGAAGTGTTGGCCCAGGCCGGCGGGATAACCCGCGAAGGCAAAGCGCACAATATTCGTATTATCCGGGATTATCTGGATCATGACCCTATCGTGCAGCTAGTAGATTTAAGCACCATCGACGGCATGAAAAAGGCTAGTTTGTACGTAGAACCCAACGATGTAGTGTATATTGAACCTAACCAACGGCTGTTTTTTGAATTACTACGCGACGTAACGCCTGTTATAAACACGTTTGTGGGGGTAGTTTCTACGTACTTATTAATTAAAAATTTATAA
- a CDS encoding polysaccharide biosynthesis tyrosine autokinase: MANKESIVLEELDNSNYASTIEAEEENRGGDIDFIMLLSLVRKSLIWVALLIVMGLIGAFLFLRYTKPLYKSSSTLKIDEESEAGRLGLDGTIENQQTIANLSGEIEIIKSNLTYERLQQKLPLDISYYAIGNILNEELYRTAPFGVTYEITNEAFYNVKFGVTLLDANRFNLTYLQGDEEITEEHSIGKPVQKPGFNFTLNLRVPLTSDILAQQYYFVINSTSAIRQYLTSNVAVNIINLDASTVEISFTDHNPYKAQEIVNSIDSVYLEQKIALKDMATRQTLSFLDEQLKETNENLGNSEIQMENFVKQNKTYDVRADVTKQMGKLEELNKERVNLRLQISLLNEINQLLGRNTSLDQMVPSLKELNDEQLTARITQLSNLQLDRSLMMQSYKTTTKAYQLLEEEIDFAEKAVRKLLAQNQILLQKEVDIIDGNIRNIQQELLQMPGKETQRARLQRLFDLHEKFYLMLMDKKVEFGIAQAGTVPDFQILAPASRPTAPIYPSKLLVYGIGLAGGLFLGLGLIAGRYLLHNTITSLPELERGSLAAVLGVIPRYRKEKLPISKLIVDKNPKSAISESIRSVRTNLEFISASKNKRLISITSTISGEGKTFVAVNLGAIISQSNQRVIILDLDLRKPKIHQAFNAENTKGISTILIERHNVAECIRRTSMPNLDFITAGPTPPNPAELILNPSFDDMIEELYHSYDVIIVDTPPAGLVTDGILVMRKADIPIYILRAGFSKKSFLKNMNKIMRINNFNKMCTILNDADSMVAYGYGYGYSYGYGYGYSNSYYEDEQPESFITRLKKKFT, from the coding sequence ATGGCGAATAAAGAAAGCATTGTGCTGGAGGAACTGGATAATAGCAACTATGCTTCCACGATAGAGGCAGAGGAAGAAAACCGCGGGGGAGATATTGATTTTATTATGCTGCTCAGCCTGGTCCGGAAAAGCTTAATCTGGGTAGCGCTGTTAATTGTAATGGGTTTAATCGGGGCTTTCTTATTCCTGCGTTATACCAAACCTTTATACAAATCTTCTTCTACTTTAAAAATTGATGAGGAGTCGGAAGCCGGGCGTTTAGGTTTAGACGGAACAATTGAAAACCAGCAAACTATTGCTAATTTATCTGGCGAGATTGAGATTATTAAATCTAATTTAACGTACGAGCGCCTGCAGCAAAAACTACCCTTGGATATTAGTTATTATGCCATTGGTAATATTTTAAACGAAGAACTTTACCGGACTGCTCCTTTTGGTGTAACTTACGAAATAACCAACGAAGCTTTTTACAACGTTAAGTTTGGGGTTACTTTACTAGATGCCAACCGGTTTAATTTAACTTATCTGCAAGGAGATGAGGAAATAACAGAAGAACATAGTATTGGTAAACCGGTGCAAAAACCTGGTTTTAACTTTACCTTAAACTTACGGGTACCTTTAACTTCCGATATATTAGCGCAACAATACTATTTTGTAATAAATAGCACCAGCGCTATCCGGCAATACCTTACTTCTAACGTAGCAGTTAATATTATTAATCTGGATGCCAGCACCGTCGAAATATCTTTCACCGATCATAATCCTTATAAGGCGCAAGAAATTGTAAATTCTATTGATTCGGTTTACCTGGAACAAAAAATTGCCCTAAAAGATATGGCTACCCGCCAGACGCTTTCTTTTCTGGATGAGCAGTTAAAAGAAACCAACGAAAATCTGGGTAACTCCGAGATTCAGATGGAGAATTTTGTAAAGCAAAATAAGACCTACGATGTGCGGGCCGACGTGACCAAACAAATGGGTAAGCTGGAAGAACTGAATAAAGAACGGGTTAACCTGCGCCTGCAAATATCTTTACTCAACGAAATAAACCAGTTATTGGGTCGTAATACCAGTCTGGATCAGATGGTGCCTTCGCTAAAAGAATTAAACGATGAGCAGCTTACTGCCCGCATTACCCAATTGAGTAACTTGCAGTTAGATCGTAGTTTAATGATGCAATCGTACAAAACTACCACCAAAGCTTACCAACTGCTCGAAGAAGAAATTGATTTTGCCGAAAAAGCTGTGCGTAAATTGTTAGCGCAAAATCAGATATTGCTGCAAAAAGAAGTGGATATAATTGATGGAAACATCCGGAATATTCAGCAGGAGCTTTTACAAATGCCCGGTAAAGAAACGCAACGCGCCCGGCTGCAACGGCTTTTTGACTTGCACGAAAAATTTTACCTGATGTTAATGGACAAAAAGGTAGAATTTGGCATTGCCCAGGCCGGTACAGTGCCCGATTTCCAAATATTAGCGCCTGCTTCCCGCCCCACGGCACCTATTTATCCGAGTAAATTATTGGTATATGGCATTGGCCTGGCGGGCGGGTTGTTTTTAGGTTTAGGTTTAATTGCGGGCCGTTACTTATTGCATAATACCATAACCAGCTTACCCGAACTGGAAAGAGGCTCTCTGGCGGCTGTTTTAGGTGTTATACCGCGATATAGAAAAGAAAAACTACCGATTTCTAAATTAATTGTCGATAAAAATCCCAAATCGGCTATTAGTGAATCTATTCGTTCGGTACGTACTAACCTGGAGTTTATATCTGCTTCAAAGAATAAACGCTTAATTTCTATTACGTCTACTATAAGCGGTGAAGGTAAAACGTTCGTGGCCGTTAACTTAGGAGCTATTATTTCGCAATCGAATCAACGGGTTATTATTCTGGATTTAGATTTACGTAAACCTAAAATTCACCAGGCTTTTAATGCCGAAAATACCAAAGGCATTAGCACCATTCTGATAGAACGGCATAATGTAGCAGAATGCATCCGGCGTACGAGCATGCCAAATCTGGACTTTATAACGGCCGGTCCAACTCCTCCAAATCCGGCCGAGCTGATTTTAAATCCCAGCTTTGACGATATGATTGAAGAGTTGTATCATTCGTACGATGTAATTATTGTGGATACGCCACCGGCAGGTTTAGTTACCGATGGTATTTTGGTAATGCGTAAAGCCGATATTCCAATTTATATTTTGCGGGCCGGGTTTTCGAAAAAATCATTCTTGAAAAACATGAACAAGATTATGCGCATTAATAATTTTAATAAAATGTGCACAATTTTGAATGATGCGGACAGTATGGTAGCTTATGGTTATGGCTACGGCTATAGTTATGGCTACGGTTACGGTTATTCTAATTCGTACTACGAAGATGAACAGCCGGAGAGTTTTATTACCCGTTTGAAGAAAAAATTTACCTAG
- a CDS encoding tyrosine-protein phosphatase, with translation MASFLKRLFRSNAPAPKSADFLNFLGTDMHAHLLPGLDDGAESMSQALAMVRQMQQLGYQKLILTPHIMGDFYKNTPAGIKATLTALQTAVQQEQIPVELECAAEYYLDEWFVQKIEEKEPLLSFGANYVLIETSYINEPMRFQDIIFQIKSNGYKPVLAHPERYSYLFNRWNHLVEWHENEVLFQVNLNSLTGYYGSESKRIATKLVEHKLIDFVGTDAHSEKHIQFLQKLPATAAFKKLQQLPLRNQTL, from the coding sequence ATGGCTTCTTTCCTGAAGAGGCTGTTCCGGAGTAACGCTCCTGCACCTAAATCTGCTGATTTTTTAAATTTTTTAGGTACCGACATGCATGCCCACCTGTTACCGGGCCTGGATGATGGCGCTGAATCTATGTCGCAAGCTTTAGCTATGGTCCGGCAAATGCAGCAACTAGGTTATCAGAAGCTTATCTTAACGCCGCACATAATGGGCGATTTTTATAAAAATACTCCCGCCGGTATTAAGGCTACCTTAACCGCCTTGCAAACTGCCGTACAGCAAGAACAAATACCCGTAGAACTTGAATGTGCTGCGGAGTATTATTTAGACGAATGGTTTGTGCAAAAAATAGAAGAAAAAGAACCTTTATTGTCTTTTGGAGCTAATTATGTACTTATCGAAACGTCGTACATTAACGAGCCCATGCGTTTTCAGGATATTATTTTTCAGATAAAAAGTAACGGCTATAAACCAGTACTGGCTCACCCGGAACGTTATTCGTATTTATTTAATCGCTGGAACCACCTGGTAGAGTGGCACGAAAACGAAGTATTGTTTCAAGTAAATTTAAATTCGCTAACGGGGTATTACGGTTCAGAGTCTAAGCGAATAGCCACCAAATTAGTGGAACATAAATTGATAGATTTTGTAGGAACCGATGCGCACAGCGAAAAGCACATTCAATTTCTGCAAAAATTACCCGCAACTGCTGCGTTCAAAAAATTGCAGCAGTTACCTTTGCGTAATCAAACTTTATGA
- a CDS encoding NAD-dependent epimerase/dehydratase family protein yields MVFVTGSSGLIGSYLLAQLLEQGHLVKALVRSQPNSNQLQHINLQYIVGDILDVSVLQQAIADNDYVFHCAGLVSYAPQDADLLKQINVEGTANVVNTCLARQGVKLCHVSSVAAIGQQKGASILDETAKWDPNAEVSVYASSKYFAELEVWRGVAEGLAAVIVNPSVILGPADWTRSSTQLFKYVFNQNAFYTGGYINFVDVRDVVASMLALTFSEISGERFILNAGQVVYKDFFKKVADYLNRKPPGIKVPGALTEIIWRLESLRSFFTGKRPLITKDTARIAKKNYLYANTKISKQLAFTFKTLEETLNWSCQELRLKYQLPV; encoded by the coding sequence ATGGTTTTTGTTACGGGTAGCAGTGGTTTAATTGGGTCTTACCTGTTAGCACAACTATTAGAACAAGGCCACCTGGTAAAGGCTTTGGTGCGCTCCCAACCAAATAGTAATCAGTTACAACATATTAATCTGCAATACATCGTCGGCGATATTCTGGATGTAAGCGTATTGCAACAAGCCATTGCGGATAACGATTACGTATTTCATTGTGCCGGCCTGGTGTCGTATGCGCCGCAAGATGCCGACTTATTAAAGCAAATAAATGTAGAGGGTACGGCTAATGTGGTAAATACCTGTTTAGCTCGGCAAGGGGTAAAATTATGCCACGTAAGCTCGGTAGCCGCTATTGGTCAGCAAAAAGGAGCTAGTATTCTGGACGAAACTGCCAAGTGGGACCCCAATGCCGAAGTTTCGGTATACGCCAGTTCTAAATATTTTGCCGAATTAGAAGTATGGCGCGGCGTAGCCGAAGGTTTGGCCGCTGTAATTGTGAACCCTTCGGTAATTTTGGGACCGGCCGACTGGACCCGCAGCAGCACGCAATTATTTAAATATGTATTTAACCAAAACGCCTTTTATACCGGCGGATATATTAATTTTGTAGATGTACGGGATGTAGTGGCCAGCATGTTGGCTTTAACGTTTTCGGAAATAAGCGGCGAGCGGTTTATTTTAAACGCGGGCCAGGTGGTATACAAAGATTTTTTTAAAAAAGTGGCTGATTATTTAAACCGAAAACCACCCGGTATTAAAGTGCCCGGCGCTTTAACCGAAATAATCTGGCGGTTAGAAAGTTTACGTTCTTTTTTTACCGGCAAACGGCCTCTAATAACCAAAGATACAGCCCGTATTGCCAAAAAGAACTACTTGTACGCCAACACCAAAATATCAAAACAATTAGCTTTTACCTTTAAAACCCTCGAAGAAACCTTAAATTGGAGTTGCCAGGAGTTAAGGCTAAAATACCAGTTACCCGTATAA